From the Lathyrus oleraceus cultivar Zhongwan6 chromosome 4, CAAS_Psat_ZW6_1.0, whole genome shotgun sequence genome, one window contains:
- the LOC127073145 gene encoding cell wall / vacuolar inhibitor of fructosidase 1, giving the protein MLKSLTLLVLILCTTLVVTHSRVIEPNDANTVRQTCSKTPNSALCIQYLNADPKSSTADVNGLALIMVNVIKSKANIAVNKINQLKGSIPPAQKVALKSCADKYNAILVADVPQATEALQKGDPKFAVDAANDAAIEANGCENGFSGKSPLTAENNVVRDASAITSAICRLLL; this is encoded by the coding sequence ATGTTGAAATCATTGACATTATTGGTTCTCATCTTGTGCACCACTCTTGTTGTAACTCACTCCCGAGTTATTGAACCAAATGATGCTAATACAGTCCGACAAACTTGTAGTAAGACTCCAAATTCTGCATTGTGCATTCAGTACCTAAATGCAGACCCAAAAAGCTCCACCGCAGATGTGAATGGTTTAGCACTAATAATGGTTAATGTTATAAAGAGCAAAGCAAACATTGCAGTAAACAAAATCAATCAACTTAAAGGAAGTATTCCTCCCGCTCAAAAGGTAGCACTTAAGTCTTGTGCTGATAAATACAATGCAATTTTGGTAGCAGATGTTCCACAAGCAACCGAAGCTTTGCAAAAAGGAGACCCTAAGTTTGCAGTAGATGCTGCAAATGATGCTGCTATTGAAGCCAATGGTTGTGAGAATGGCTTCTCTGGAAAATCACCACTCACAGCTGAAAACAATGTAGTGCGTGATGCATCTGCCATAACATCGGCTATATGTAGATTGTTGCTCTAG
- the LOC127135932 gene encoding cell wall / vacuolar inhibitor of fructosidase 1-like has protein sequence MTTFVFFIDIINYHVVNQTCIKTRHYALWIQFLNADPKGSTLDVNGLALIMVNVIKSKANIAVNKINQLKGSIPPAQKVALKSCADKYNAILVADVPQATEALQKGDPKFAVDAANDAAIEANGCENGFSGKSPLTAENNVVRDASAITSAICRLLL, from the exons ATGACAACTTTTGTTTTCT TCATTGACATTATTAATTATCATGTTGTGAACCAAACTTGTATTAAAACTCGACATTATGCACTATGGATTCAATTCCTAAATGCTGACCCAAAAGGCTCCACCTTAGATGTGAATGGTTTAGCACTAATAATGGTTAATGTTATAAAGAGCAAAGCAAACATTGCAGTAAACAAAATCAATCAACTTAAAGGAAGTATTCCTCCCGCTCAAAAGGTAGCACTTAAGTCTTGTGCTGATAAATACAATGCAATTTTGGTAGCAGATGTTCCACAAGCAACCGAAGCTTTGCAAAAAGGAGACCCTAAGTTTGCAGTAGATGCTGCAAATGATGCTGCTATTGAAGCCAATGGTTGTGAGAATGGCTTCTCTGGAAAATCACCACTCACAGCTGAAAACAATGTAGTGCGTGATGCATCTGCCATAACATCGGCTATATGTAGATTGTTGCTCTAG
- the LOC127135933 gene encoding cell wall / vacuolar inhibitor of fructosidase 1: MTTFVFFIDIINYHVVNQTCSKTRHYALWIQFLNADPKGSTLDVNGLALIMVNVIKSKANIAVNKINQLKGSIPPAQKVALKSCADKYNAILVADVSQATEALQKGDPKFAVDAANDAAIEANGCENDFSGKSPLTAENNVVRDASAITSAICRLLL, from the exons ATGACAACTTTTGTTTTCT TCATTGACATTATTAATTATCATGTTGTGAACCAAACTTGTAGTAAAACTCGACATTATGCACTATGGATTCAATTCCTAAATGCTGACCCAAAAGGCTCCACCTTAGATGTGAATGGTTTAGCACTAATAATGGTTAATGTTATAAAGAGCAAAGCAAACATTGCAGTAAACAAAATCAATCAACTTAAAGGAAGTATTCCTCCCGCTCAAAAGGTTGCACTTAAGTCTTGTGCTGATAAATACAATGCAATTTTGGTAGCAGATGTTTCACAAGCAACCGAAGCTTTGCAAAAAGGAGACCCTAAGTTTGCAGTAGATGCTGCAAATGATGCTGCTATTGAAGCCAATGGTTGTGAGAATGACTTCTCTGGAAAATCACCACTCACAGCTGAAAACAATGTAGTGCGTGACGCATCTGCCATAACATCGGCTATATGTAGATTGTTGCTCTAG
- the LOC127135934 gene encoding cell wall / vacuolar inhibitor of fructosidase 1-like, which yields MTTFVFFIDIINYHVVNQTCSKTRHYALWIQFLNADPKGSTLDVNGLALIMVNVIKSKANIAVNKINQLKGSIPPAQKVALKSCADKYNAILVADVPQATEALQKGDPKFAVDAANDAAIEANGCENGFSGKSPLTAENNVVRDASAITSAICRLLL from the exons ATGACAACTTTTGTTTTCT TCATTGACATTATTAATTATCATGTTGTGAACCAAACTTGTAGTAAAACTCGACATTATGCACTATGGATTCAATTCCTAAATGCTGACCCAAAAGGCTCCACCTTAGATGTGAATGGTTTAGCACTAATAATGGTTAATGTTATAAAGAGCAAAGCAAACATTGCAGTAAACAAAATCAATCAACTTAAAGGAAGTATTCCTCCCGCTCAAAAGGTTGCACTTAAGTCTTGTGCTGATAAATACAATGCAATTTTGGTAGCAGATGTTCCACAAGCAACCGAAGCTTTGCAAAAAGGAGACCCTAAGTTTGCAGTAGATGCTGCAAATGATGCTGCTATTGAAGCCAATGGTTGTGAGAATGGCTTCTCTGGAAAATCACCACTCACAGCTGAAAACAATGTAGTGCGTGATGCATCTGCCATAACATCGGCTATATGTAGATTGTTGCTCTAG